One Chitinophagaceae bacterium C216 genomic window carries:
- the hemB gene encoding Delta-aminolevulinic acid dehydratase, translating to MYLQRRNRILRKSAAIRSLVAETVLTPNDFIVPLFIDEGENIKTEIPSMPGYYRYSLDLIILEVKELWKLGIKCVLLFVKAKDEVKDNTGKEAWNPDGLMQRSIKAIKDAVPEMLVMTDVALDPYSIYGHDGIVDMEKGVILNDQTVEALTLMSLSHAEAGADFIAPSDMMDGRIGAFRKALEENGYTDVGIMSYSAKYASCFYGPFRDALDSAPGFGDKKTYQMNYANRIEAINETLQDVEQGADIVMVKPAMAYLDIIRDVKNAVTIPVSAYHVSGEYAMIKAAAARGWVDENKAIIESLTAIKRAGADLIATYFAKDAVKLLSENL from the coding sequence ATGTATCTTCAAAGACGCAATAGAATACTCCGTAAATCAGCAGCTATCAGAAGCCTAGTTGCTGAAACAGTATTAACACCCAATGATTTTATTGTTCCCTTATTCATTGATGAAGGTGAAAATATAAAAACAGAAATTCCATCTATGCCGGGTTATTATCGGTATAGTCTCGATCTTATTATTCTGGAAGTTAAGGAATTATGGAAGCTAGGAATTAAGTGTGTGTTATTGTTTGTAAAGGCCAAAGATGAGGTTAAGGATAATACAGGTAAAGAAGCTTGGAATCCTGATGGTCTCATGCAACGTTCTATTAAAGCCATTAAAGATGCTGTTCCGGAAATGTTGGTGATGACTGATGTGGCATTGGACCCTTATTCTATTTATGGGCACGATGGTATTGTAGATATGGAGAAGGGTGTTATTCTAAATGATCAAACTGTAGAAGCATTAACACTCATGAGTCTTTCACATGCCGAGGCCGGAGCAGATTTTATTGCACCCAGCGATATGATGGATGGTCGTATTGGCGCTTTCAGGAAAGCATTGGAAGAAAATGGCTATACGGATGTCGGTATCATGAGCTATAGTGCAAAATATGCCAGCTGTTTCTATGGACCATTCAGAGATGCGTTAGATAGCGCTCCCGGATTTGGCGATAAGAAAACATATCAAATGAACTATGCCAACCGTATTGAAGCTATCAACGAAACCCTGCAAGATGTAGAACAAGGGGCAGATATTGTGATGGTAAAGCCGGCTATGGCTTACCTAGATATCATTCGCGATGTGAAAAATGCTGTGACCATTCCTGTTTCGGCTTATCATGTGAGCGGCGAATACGCAATGATTAAAGCAGCCGCAGCTCGAGGTTGGGTGGATGAGAATAAAGCAATTATCGAAAGCCTCACTGCCATTAAGCGCGCTGGCGCAGATTTGATTGCTACTTATTTTGCCAAGGATGCAGTGAAATTGTTGTCAGAAAATTTATAA
- the hemF gene encoding Oxygen-dependent coproporphyrinogen-III oxidase produces MKHETFRERWVQYIYGLQQTICDALEQEDGAAKFKADKWDRDEGKGGGGISRIMENGNVFEKAGVNISAVYGSLSEKMKQVLNLPAAVEDGEWFACGLSLVLHTQNPFVPAVHANWRYFELTDKDGKIIDRWFGGGADITPYYLFEEDICHFHGTFKNAIEPFGEDLYPKYKQQCDEYFSNKHRDNEMRGLGGVFYDHLRMKDEAEAERLFDFQQANARAFLEAYLPIVKKRKNTPYTTAHKTWQEIRRGRYVEFNLLHDRGTVFGLKTNGRTESILMSLPPTVKFIYNHQPEPGSEEAKLLDACRHPKDWV; encoded by the coding sequence ATGAAACACGAAACATTTAGAGAGAGATGGGTGCAATACATATACGGTCTTCAGCAGACAATTTGTGATGCACTGGAACAGGAAGATGGAGCGGCCAAATTTAAGGCCGATAAATGGGATCGTGATGAAGGAAAAGGCGGTGGAGGCATATCTCGCATTATGGAGAATGGCAATGTTTTTGAAAAAGCCGGAGTGAATATTTCAGCAGTATACGGAAGCTTGAGTGAAAAAATGAAGCAGGTCTTAAATCTGCCTGCCGCTGTTGAGGATGGTGAGTGGTTTGCCTGTGGTCTCAGTTTAGTATTGCATACGCAAAATCCTTTTGTACCTGCAGTGCATGCTAACTGGCGCTATTTTGAACTAACCGATAAGGATGGAAAAATAATAGACCGCTGGTTTGGAGGTGGTGCCGATATCACGCCTTACTATTTGTTTGAGGAAGACATCTGCCATTTTCATGGTACTTTTAAAAATGCTATAGAACCTTTTGGTGAAGATTTGTATCCGAAGTACAAGCAACAATGCGACGAGTATTTTAGTAATAAGCATCGAGATAATGAGATGCGTGGATTAGGCGGTGTGTTTTATGATCATCTGCGAATGAAAGATGAAGCAGAAGCGGAACGTTTGTTCGATTTTCAGCAGGCAAACGCCCGTGCATTTCTAGAGGCCTATCTGCCTATTGTGAAGAAAAGGAAAAATACACCTTACACCACAGCACATAAAACATGGCAGGAAATTAGACGCGGTCGGTATGTAGAGTTTAATTTACTACATGATAGAGGAACAGTATTTGGGTTAAAGACGAATGGTCGTACAGAAAGTATTTTGATGAGCCTGCCGCCCACCGTGAAATTTATTTACAATCATCAGCCGGAACCGGGCAGTGAAGAAGCAAAACTGCTAGATGCTTGTCGCCATCCGAAAGACTGGGTTTAA
- the hemE gene encoding Uroporphyrinogen decarboxylase produces the protein MRRDSNLKNDLLVRTLLGEQTERTPVWMMRQAGRYLPEYIQLREKYSFFERCKTPELACEITLQPVDIVGVDAAILFSDILVVPEAMGMEVQLIEKLGPLLPQPIKTTQDLNRICVPDVHDRLHYVFDAIKLIKKELNGRVPLIGFAGAPWTLLCYMVQGKGSKTFDEAKGFCYQQPELAHQLLQMITDTTIAYLKGQIAAGADVVQVFDSWGGLLSKKDFEIFSLQYIRQIVAAVNDEVPVIIFAKGAWSSLPEMAAAGAHGLGIDWCIEPQMARQLAGNNVALQGNFDPAKLLSPIPVIEKEVKQMLQAFGPGKHIANLGHGILPNIPVEHAKAFVNTVKEYCFQ, from the coding sequence ATGAGAAGAGACAGTAATTTGAAAAATGATTTATTAGTAAGAACCTTATTAGGCGAGCAAACCGAACGTACTCCAGTGTGGATGATGCGTCAGGCCGGGAGATATTTGCCCGAGTATATTCAGTTGCGTGAAAAATACTCTTTTTTTGAAAGATGTAAAACCCCGGAATTAGCCTGCGAAATTACACTGCAGCCGGTGGATATTGTGGGTGTAGATGCAGCCATATTATTCTCAGATATTCTGGTAGTACCTGAGGCCATGGGTATGGAAGTGCAGTTGATTGAAAAGCTTGGTCCGTTATTACCACAACCAATCAAAACTACACAAGATTTAAACAGGATTTGTGTACCTGATGTTCACGATCGTCTACATTATGTGTTTGATGCCATTAAGCTAATTAAAAAAGAATTGAATGGACGCGTTCCTTTGATTGGTTTTGCAGGAGCTCCGTGGACCTTGCTTTGCTATATGGTTCAAGGAAAGGGAAGTAAAACTTTTGATGAAGCTAAGGGGTTCTGTTATCAGCAGCCTGAGCTGGCGCATCAGTTATTGCAAATGATTACGGATACCACTATCGCTTATTTGAAAGGTCAAATTGCAGCAGGTGCTGATGTGGTGCAGGTCTTTGATAGCTGGGGCGGATTATTAAGTAAAAAAGATTTTGAAATTTTCTCATTGCAATATATCAGACAGATTGTGGCGGCGGTGAATGATGAAGTGCCTGTTATCATTTTTGCCAAAGGTGCATGGAGTTCTTTGCCCGAAATGGCTGCTGCCGGTGCACATGGATTGGGTATCGATTGGTGTATTGAGCCGCAAATGGCACGACAACTGGCGGGTAATAATGTCGCATTGCAGGGGAATTTTGATCCTGCTAAACTGCTTTCACCTATACCTGTAATAGAGAAAGAGGTAAAACAGATGTTACAGGCTTTTGGACCTGGTAAACATATCGCCAATTTGGGGCATGGTATTTTGCCGAATATACCGGTAGAGCATGCCAAAGCTTTTGTGAACACCGTAAAGGAATATTGCTTTCAGTAA
- the hemC gene encoding Porphobilinogen deaminase gives MQTNHIRIGTRDSQLAVWQASLVKRLLEQNGHKAELVYIKSEGDIDLTTPLYAMGVQGVFTRSLDIALLNNKIDIAVHSMKDVPVQLPQGIVQAAVLKRASHRDILVHAGRLSEDTIRILKAGTPSEEAFIIATSSIRRKAQWLHRYPNTTIENLRGNVNTRLQKVAQSQWHGAIFAAAGLERISLRPEESLDLDWMLPAPAQGAIMVVSQADNNYALEACAPLNDVPTAVCVKAERDFLTALMGGCSTPISALAQMKEDKILFKGNIVTPDGKEKVEVEKIFSLQEATQAGTIAATELLKYGGSNIVNKLSDNPH, from the coding sequence ATGCAAACCAATCATATCCGAATAGGAACACGCGATAGTCAGTTGGCCGTATGGCAGGCCTCACTCGTTAAACGTTTACTGGAACAGAATGGCCATAAAGCCGAGCTGGTTTATATTAAAAGCGAAGGCGATATAGACCTGACCACCCCTTTGTACGCTATGGGGGTACAGGGCGTATTCACGCGCAGCCTCGATATTGCATTACTGAACAATAAAATCGACATTGCTGTTCATAGCATGAAGGATGTTCCGGTGCAATTACCTCAGGGGATTGTACAGGCTGCTGTATTGAAAAGAGCCAGCCATAGGGATATATTGGTACATGCTGGTAGGCTGAGCGAGGATACTATCCGCATATTGAAAGCAGGCACTCCTTCCGAAGAAGCTTTTATCATTGCTACCAGCAGTATTCGTCGTAAAGCACAATGGCTCCACCGTTATCCCAATACTACTATAGAAAATCTGCGCGGCAATGTCAATACACGTTTGCAAAAAGTAGCCCAAAGCCAATGGCATGGGGCTATATTTGCTGCTGCAGGTTTGGAACGCATTAGTCTTCGGCCAGAAGAGAGTTTGGACCTGGACTGGATGCTACCCGCCCCTGCACAAGGTGCTATTATGGTAGTTAGCCAAGCAGATAATAATTACGCATTGGAAGCTTGTGCTCCCCTTAACGATGTGCCTACTGCTGTTTGTGTAAAGGCAGAGCGTGATTTTTTAACTGCATTAATGGGGGGATGTTCTACTCCTATCAGTGCGTTGGCACAAATGAAGGAAGATAAAATACTTTTTAAAGGCAATATTGTTACACCTGACGGTAAAGAAAAAGTTGAAGTAGAAAAGATCTTTAGTTTGCAAGAGGCAACACAAGCAGGAACTATTGCGGCTACGGAATTATTAAAATATGGCGGTAGTAACATAGTGAACAAGCTATCTGATAATCCGCATTAA
- the hemA gene encoding Glutamyl-tRNA reductase, producing the protein MSAEEFHISKQVLDRFCVAGINYLKADVATRGLFSINNEGFAQLAKDAKAAGIKSVFVLSTCNRTEIYGFAESVMQLVHLLLKHCKADEKTFFEYAYLKNGNHALQHLFRVASGLDSQILGDYEILGQIKKSVDLAKAHGVIGPVMDRTLNFVFQASKKIKTDTELSNGTVSVSFAAIELLQAITHINSKKILVIGAGKFGANVCRNLITYFPGVTVTVMNRTDETASALAASCGIHFLGYDKKQEAIRQSDVVIVCTNANEPTILPQHFAEGEEQLILDLSVPANVHPAVKQIKGKRVIDVDEISTEILDKTLARRRAEVPKAEAIIEYYTQEFWQWLKDYRYVLHLKTWKSKLQELDRLQLHTCEFAKDALLKQQTERAQKAVKKLAVNLKTKNDKGCQFINLINDYLQMS; encoded by the coding sequence ATGTCTGCGGAAGAATTTCATATTTCAAAACAGGTGCTTGATAGGTTTTGTGTAGCGGGCATCAACTATCTTAAAGCTGATGTTGCGACACGTGGTCTATTTTCCATCAACAACGAAGGATTCGCCCAGCTTGCCAAAGATGCTAAAGCTGCAGGAATCAAAAGTGTTTTCGTTTTATCTACATGTAATCGTACAGAAATTTACGGTTTTGCCGAGTCGGTGATGCAGTTAGTACATCTGTTACTGAAACATTGTAAGGCCGACGAAAAAACGTTTTTCGAATATGCTTATTTGAAAAACGGCAATCATGCGTTGCAGCATCTTTTTCGTGTAGCGTCAGGACTGGATTCGCAGATTCTGGGTGATTATGAGATTCTCGGTCAGATTAAAAAATCCGTAGATCTGGCTAAAGCCCATGGCGTGATTGGCCCTGTGATGGACCGTACACTCAATTTTGTGTTTCAGGCTTCTAAAAAAATTAAGACTGATACCGAGCTGAGTAATGGTACGGTTTCTGTTTCTTTTGCGGCTATCGAATTACTGCAGGCGATTACACATATTAATTCTAAAAAAATACTGGTGATAGGCGCCGGAAAATTTGGTGCCAATGTGTGCAGAAATCTGATTACTTATTTTCCGGGTGTAACGGTAACTGTGATGAACAGAACCGATGAGACCGCCTCGGCTTTGGCAGCATCCTGTGGCATTCATTTTCTGGGATACGATAAAAAACAGGAAGCCATCCGTCAGTCGGATGTGGTGATTGTATGTACGAATGCCAACGAGCCTACTATCTTACCCCAACATTTTGCAGAAGGGGAGGAGCAGCTGATTCTGGATCTTTCTGTACCGGCTAATGTACATCCCGCCGTAAAGCAGATTAAGGGTAAGCGTGTAATTGATGTGGATGAAATTTCCACCGAAATATTGGACAAAACCCTGGCGCGCCGCCGAGCAGAAGTGCCTAAGGCCGAAGCAATCATTGAGTACTACACCCAAGAGTTCTGGCAGTGGCTAAAAGATTACAGGTATGTACTCCATTTAAAAACTTGGAAGAGTAAGTTACAGGAATTGGATCGTTTACAATTGCATACCTGTGAGTTTGCTAAAGACGCTTTATTAAAGCAGCAAACCGAAAGAGCGCAAAAAGCAGTTAAAAAGCTAGCTGTTAACCTTAAGACCAAAAATGATAAGGGCTGCCAGTTTATCAATTTGATTAATGATTACCTGCAAATGTCCTGA
- the hemH gene encoding Ferrochelatase → MKRGIILLNLGSPDSTSRKDVKVYLDEFLMDKRVIDKPYLLRLLLVRGIITPIRAGRSAKAYQSIWWKEGSPLIVLTRRLKEALEPKTTYPIEIAMRYGKPHPKTAYDNLLATNPDLEEVIIVPLYPHYAMSSWETAVEYMRTIHAKYRYSFKLKTVPPFYNHPAYIHALAQSIQPYLSDEYDQLLFSYHGIPVSHIYKTGKQGVQHDLEDPEKCCDDPESHLTCYRHHVLETSKLTAQALGLSRDKWAVAFQSRLGRDPWLLPSTQERLEELPKEGVKKLKIVCPSFISDCLETLEEIEQEGKEEFLESGGEKYDYIPCLNTNELWVTTLLQLIEEAIERPFENVIK, encoded by the coding sequence ATGAAAAGAGGAATTATTTTACTAAACTTAGGTTCTCCAGACTCTACAAGTAGAAAAGACGTAAAAGTATATCTGGATGAGTTTTTGATGGATAAACGCGTAATCGACAAGCCTTATTTGCTTCGCTTATTGCTGGTACGGGGTATTATCACTCCCATCAGAGCAGGCAGATCGGCAAAAGCCTATCAATCCATATGGTGGAAAGAAGGCTCACCACTCATTGTACTTACGCGTCGCTTAAAAGAAGCTCTGGAGCCCAAGACTACATATCCCATAGAAATTGCTATGCGTTACGGTAAGCCACATCCTAAAACTGCTTACGACAATTTGCTGGCAACAAATCCGGATCTGGAAGAAGTGATCATTGTGCCGCTATACCCTCACTATGCCATGAGTAGCTGGGAAACAGCTGTGGAGTATATGCGAACCATTCATGCTAAATATCGCTATAGTTTTAAGTTGAAAACAGTTCCTCCATTCTACAATCACCCTGCTTATATTCATGCATTGGCGCAAAGTATCCAACCTTATCTGAGCGACGAATACGATCAGTTGCTTTTCAGCTATCACGGTATTCCGGTATCACATATATACAAAACCGGTAAACAGGGTGTACAACATGATCTTGAAGATCCTGAAAAATGTTGCGACGACCCGGAATCGCATCTTACCTGTTATCGTCATCATGTATTAGAAACCTCGAAACTCACAGCTCAAGCACTCGGTCTCAGCCGCGATAAATGGGCCGTAGCTTTTCAGAGCCGCTTGGGGCGTGATCCCTGGCTGTTGCCCAGTACCCAAGAGAGATTGGAGGAACTACCCAAAGAAGGAGTAAAAAAGCTGAAAATCGTATGCCCTTCGTTTATATCAGACTGTTTGGAAACACTGGAAGAAATAGAACAAGAAGGCAAGGAGGAGTTTCTGGAAAGTGGCGGAGAAAAATACGACTATATCCCCTGTTTGAACACAAACGAGCTGTGGGTAACCACTTTGTTACAGCTCATAGAAGAAGCGATTGAACGCCCGTTCGAAAATGTGATAAAATAG
- the aqpZ gene encoding Aquaporin Z: MSKKLFAEVFGTFWLVFGGCGSAVFAAGVPDIGIGLLGVSLAFGLTVLTMAYAVGHISGGHFNPAVSFGLLAGGRFSAKELLPYIIAQLVGAILAAGALYIILNGAGAFSKEGPGAFATNFYDMPGYHGRSYSLGAAFLAEFLLTAFFLIIILGATDKWANGKFAGIAIGLALTLIHLISIPITNTSVNPARSTSQALFVGGTALSQLWLFWVAPILGGIVGGLIYKYLLQRSDTEANS; encoded by the coding sequence ATGAGTAAAAAACTTTTCGCCGAGGTATTCGGCACATTTTGGCTCGTATTTGGGGGATGCGGTAGCGCTGTATTTGCTGCTGGTGTACCCGACATCGGTATCGGATTGCTTGGCGTATCACTTGCCTTTGGCTTAACGGTGCTAACTATGGCTTATGCTGTAGGCCACATTTCCGGAGGACACTTCAACCCCGCCGTATCGTTTGGATTGCTTGCCGGTGGCAGGTTTTCTGCAAAAGAACTGCTACCTTACATTATTGCCCAACTGGTTGGGGCCATCCTTGCAGCTGGTGCTCTGTACATCATTTTAAACGGGGCGGGAGCTTTTTCAAAAGAAGGGCCGGGAGCATTTGCAACCAATTTTTATGACATGCCTGGCTATCACGGCAGAAGTTATTCCCTTGGGGCTGCCTTCCTTGCCGAGTTTTTGTTAACGGCGTTTTTCCTTATTATCATTTTGGGAGCTACAGATAAATGGGCTAATGGCAAATTTGCAGGTATTGCCATAGGCCTAGCTTTAACACTAATCCATCTTATTTCCATTCCTATTACCAATACATCGGTAAATCCCGCTCGTTCTACCTCTCAAGCTTTGTTTGTGGGAGGTACAGCACTGTCACAACTTTGGCTGTTTTGGGTAGCGCCGATCCTAGGAGGTATTGTAGGAGGATTAATTTATAAGTATCTGTTACAACGTTCCGATACCGAAGCAAACAGTTAA
- the atpH_1 gene encoding ATP synthase subunit delta → MLNPRLAYRYAKALLEIAVEKGQLEEVFQDVQWLKAICKSNPDFVSLLRSPIIKADKKQKIVAAITDGKVNPITQGFIRLLISKAREAVLPEILGEFVNQYKAHKNINTVILTAAVPVSDSVKENIVAQVKKVANIENVELEEKVDPSIIGGFVLQLGDQMVDASIAYDLREVAKQFNNNDFIYKVR, encoded by the coding sequence ATGCTTAATCCACGTTTAGCATACAGATACGCGAAGGCTTTATTGGAGATTGCTGTAGAGAAGGGACAGCTCGAAGAGGTATTTCAGGATGTGCAATGGCTGAAAGCTATTTGCAAAAGCAATCCTGATTTTGTGAGCCTATTGCGTAGCCCTATCATTAAAGCTGATAAAAAGCAAAAAATTGTAGCTGCTATTACCGATGGTAAGGTGAATCCGATTACACAAGGATTTATAAGACTGCTAATATCTAAAGCTCGTGAAGCGGTTTTACCTGAAATTCTAGGTGAATTTGTCAATCAGTATAAAGCTCATAAGAATATAAATACTGTAATTTTAACTGCTGCAGTTCCTGTAAGTGATAGTGTGAAGGAGAATATTGTTGCGCAGGTAAAGAAAGTTGCCAATATCGAAAATGTGGAGTTAGAAGAAAAGGTAGACCCAAGTATTATTGGGGGATTCGTTTTGCAACTGGGGGATCAAATGGTAGATGCGAGCATCGCTTACGATTTGCGCGAGGTGGCTAAACAATTTAACAACAACGATTTTATTTATAAGGTTAGATAA
- the atpF gene encoding ATP synthase subunit b yields the protein MELLTPNLGYFVWALVAFIVVFLILKKFAWKPILKSLNDREQNIANAIASAEKVKAEMAQMQSENEALLAKAREERAQLLKEARETKEKIINEAKEQAKAEAAKIIADAQQAINAQKMAALTDVKNEVGKLVIEVSEKVLRKELSEQNKQEEHINGLVESIKLN from the coding sequence ATGGAATTGCTTACTCCCAATCTAGGCTATTTTGTATGGGCTTTGGTAGCCTTCATCGTAGTGTTTTTGATTCTTAAAAAATTTGCCTGGAAGCCCATTCTGAAATCACTGAATGATCGCGAACAAAACATTGCCAATGCCATTGCCTCTGCTGAGAAAGTAAAAGCCGAAATGGCACAAATGCAAAGCGAAAATGAAGCTTTGCTGGCTAAAGCGCGCGAAGAAAGAGCTCAGCTGTTGAAAGAAGCTCGCGAAACCAAAGAGAAAATCATCAACGAAGCTAAGGAGCAGGCTAAGGCTGAGGCTGCAAAAATTATTGCAGATGCCCAACAGGCTATCAATGCTCAGAAAATGGCGGCTCTTACTGATGTGAAAAACGAAGTAGGTAAACTCGTGATTGAAGTGAGCGAAAAAGTGTTAAGAAAAGAGTTGAGCGAACAGAACAAGCAAGAAGAGCACATCAACGGACTAGTGGAAAGCATTAAGCTGAACTAG
- the atpH_2 gene encoding ATP synthase subunit c codes for MDLLNTLLEVSGSWSHFGGAVGAGLAAIGAGIGIGQIGKAATEGIARQPEAANDIRGAMILTAAFIEGVALFAVIAGLLAVLK; via the coding sequence ATGGATTTATTAAACACTTTGTTGGAAGTAAGCGGAAGCTGGTCTCACTTTGGTGGTGCCGTAGGTGCTGGCTTAGCTGCCATCGGTGCAGGTATCGGTATCGGTCAAATCGGTAAAGCTGCTACCGAAGGTATCGCTCGTCAGCCAGAAGCTGCTAACGACATTCGTGGTGCTATGATCCTGACTGCTGCCTTTATCGAGGGTGTTGCCCTGTTTGCGGTAATCGCAGGTTTATTGGCAGTGTTGAAGTAA
- the atpB gene encoding ATP synthase subunit a, giving the protein MGLNGFKCFIVAAFSLFFVFGQNVAFASEEVSAEAAAEHGAAGGEEKFNPGEAILHHIADAHEWHFFTIKKADGSEFHGTLPLPVIVYSPQRGLSMFMSSAFHHGTHAHNGYKIDHGKIVAVDANGNIDESVKVYDFSMTKNVVQMIIALIVLVWLLTSMAKKYAKGQGVNSAPKGLQNAIEPVITFVRDDIAKANLGPKYQKYLPYLLTVFFFILINNIFGLLPGAANVTGNIAFTAMLGIISFFVILFSTNKHYWQHIFWFPGVPLPVKFLMMPVELLGVFTKPFALIVRLFANMTAGHIIILSFISLIFIFTEMSKVAGVAFTPVSIAFAVFIYLIEILVAFIQAYIFTNLTAVFIGGVIGDHHHDEEGHDHH; this is encoded by the coding sequence ATGGGATTAAATGGCTTCAAATGCTTTATAGTAGCGGCTTTCAGCCTTTTTTTTGTATTCGGTCAAAATGTGGCTTTTGCGAGTGAAGAGGTTTCTGCAGAGGCAGCAGCCGAACATGGAGCCGCTGGAGGCGAAGAGAAGTTTAATCCCGGTGAGGCAATTCTGCATCACATTGCCGATGCTCATGAATGGCATTTTTTCACAATCAAAAAAGCTGACGGTTCAGAATTTCATGGAACACTTCCATTGCCTGTAATCGTATACTCTCCGCAGCGTGGGCTAAGCATGTTTATGTCATCAGCTTTTCATCACGGAACGCACGCTCACAATGGCTACAAAATCGACCATGGAAAGATTGTAGCAGTAGATGCTAATGGCAATATTGACGAATCTGTTAAGGTGTACGATTTCTCCATGACCAAGAACGTGGTGCAAATGATTATAGCCCTGATCGTACTGGTGTGGTTGCTGACTTCAATGGCTAAAAAATATGCGAAGGGACAAGGCGTGAACTCTGCACCCAAAGGTCTTCAAAATGCTATTGAGCCGGTAATTACTTTTGTAAGAGATGATATTGCTAAGGCCAATCTGGGGCCCAAATACCAGAAATATTTGCCTTATCTGCTCACCGTTTTCTTCTTTATTTTAATCAACAATATATTCGGCTTGTTGCCGGGAGCAGCCAACGTTACCGGAAACATTGCCTTTACTGCAATGTTGGGTATCATTTCCTTCTTTGTGATTCTGTTTAGTACTAACAAGCATTACTGGCAGCACATTTTCTGGTTCCCTGGTGTACCACTTCCGGTGAAGTTTTTAATGATGCCTGTGGAATTGCTTGGAGTATTTACTAAACCCTTTGCGTTGATTGTCCGTCTTTTTGCGAACATGACTGCAGGGCACATTATTATTCTGAGCTTTATCAGTCTGATATTTATCTTTACTGAAATGAGCAAAGTGGCCGGAGTTGCTTTCACTCCGGTATCCATTGCCTTTGCAGTGTTTATTTACCTGATTGAAATTTTGGTAGCGTTCATTCAGGCCTATATTTTCACCAATCTGACTGCTGTGTTTATAGGAGGAGTAATTGGTGACCATCATCATGATGAAGAGGGGCACGATCATCATTAA
- the ruvC gene encoding Crossover junction endodeoxyribonuclease RuvC — translation MGYSVIECSQKKIRLCEMHALRLSSNKNNYERLHLIYEKVRELIALYKPHEFAIEAPFFGKNVQSMLKLGRAQGVAIAAAMHSNLPITEYSPRKVKQAVTGNGNASKEQVWKMLQQMLSIEELPQYFDATDALAVAVCHFYQYSSPIPQVAGFKGWEDFIKKNPDRIK, via the coding sequence ATGGGGTATAGTGTGATTGAGTGTTCCCAAAAAAAGATACGCTTGTGCGAAATGCACGCGCTGCGCTTATCCTCCAATAAGAATAACTATGAGCGTTTGCATCTCATTTACGAAAAAGTGCGGGAGCTGATTGCTCTTTATAAACCTCATGAATTTGCCATCGAAGCGCCCTTTTTTGGCAAAAATGTGCAAAGCATGCTAAAGTTGGGACGAGCACAGGGGGTAGCGATTGCTGCAGCCATGCACAGCAATCTTCCTATTACCGAGTATTCTCCTCGTAAAGTAAAGCAAGCCGTTACCGGAAACGGTAATGCCAGTAAGGAGCAGGTATGGAAAATGCTACAGCAAATGCTTTCCATCGAGGAACTTCCTCAATATTTTGATGCTACAGATGCGCTAGCCGTTGCAGTTTGTCATTTTTATCAGTATTCATCCCCCATTCCGCAAGTTGCTGGCTTTAAAGGCTGGGAAGATTTTATCAAGAAAAATCCGGATCGGATAAAATAA